From the genome of Thermococcus chitonophagus, one region includes:
- a CDS encoding DUF1667 domain-containing protein gives MSKVYRFTCIVCPLSCTIEVEVENGEVKNVKGYTCPRGKEWAIEEVTNPKRIVMSVIPVEGGRLPTVSVKTEKPVPKDKIPELMKFLAGIKVKAPVRVGDVIAEFEGVKIVVTRDA, from the coding sequence ATGAGTAAGGTTTACCGTTTCACGTGTATAGTCTGTCCCTTAAGTTGTACGATTGAGGTTGAAGTTGAAAATGGTGAGGTCAAGAATGTAAAAGGCTATACCTGCCCCAGGGGAAAAGAATGGGCCATTGAAGAAGTTACTAACCCCAAAAGGATTGTGATGAGCGTTATTCCTGTGGAAGGAGGAAGACTGCCTACGGTCAGCGTTAAAACAGAGAAGCCAGTACCAAAGGACAAGATTCCTGAGCTCATGAAATTCTTGGCAGGGATTAAGGTGAAGGCACCGGTTAGGGTTGGTGACGTGATTGCAGAATTCGAAGGAGTGAAGATAGTGGTCACGAGGGATGCTTAA
- a CDS encoding DNA-directed RNA polymerase subunit P — translation MVEAIYRCAKCGKEVKLDLSITRDLRCPYCGSKILYKPRPKVPRRVKAI, via the coding sequence ATGGTTGAGGCTATATACAGGTGTGCTAAGTGTGGAAAGGAGGTAAAGCTCGATCTATCCATCACTAGGGACCTTCGTTGCCCTTACTGCGGTAGCAAGATACTTTACAAGCCAAGGCCCAAGGTTCCGAGAAGGGTAAAGGCTATCTAG
- a CDS encoding NAD(P)/FAD-dependent oxidoreductase, translated as MDKVKVAIIGAGITGASIARVLSKYENLEVHLIDKNPDVGWGVSKANTAIIHGGYDDDPDKYPMRAKLCIRGNRLWHQWVKELEIPHVWNGALIVALKDEDFKELEVLLERGIRNGVPEMRIVDKDELFKLEPGLTREALGALWVPIVGQIGPIPAVIAIVENAVANGVKTHLETEVRGIKVENGEVRGVETNNGFVEADIIINAAGLYADEIARMAGVDYFEIHPRKGEYWIFDEGIPGPKRVLFPTPTPISKGIVVTTEISGHLMIGPNAQDLPPEEKENTATTREGLEEVWKGAKKLWPQLPPRSKVIRTFAGLRPEPTGGDFIIKAEGEVWGFINVAGIRSPGLTSAPAIAYEVAEIIQRDLGIELVEKKKWNPYRREITHFFALSYEKVNELVKRNPAYGKIVCRCNKVSEGDILEAVERMKFIGVKTPSIDSVKFRTKATTGTCQGSFCRPRIIQILAREYGVSPWEVTLKGKGSEIGIGDVKVLVRGE; from the coding sequence ATGGACAAGGTAAAGGTCGCAATTATTGGGGCCGGAATTACCGGAGCGAGCATTGCTAGAGTTCTGAGCAAGTACGAGAACCTCGAGGTTCATCTAATAGACAAGAACCCAGATGTGGGTTGGGGAGTTAGCAAGGCCAACACTGCAATAATCCATGGAGGCTACGATGATGATCCCGACAAATACCCAATGAGAGCCAAGCTTTGCATTAGGGGGAATAGGCTTTGGCATCAGTGGGTTAAAGAACTTGAGATCCCTCATGTCTGGAATGGGGCATTGATAGTTGCCTTAAAGGATGAAGATTTCAAGGAGCTCGAAGTTCTCTTGGAGAGGGGAATCAGAAATGGAGTTCCGGAAATGAGAATTGTTGACAAGGATGAGCTCTTTAAACTTGAGCCTGGGTTAACTAGGGAGGCCCTTGGCGCCTTGTGGGTTCCGATAGTTGGACAGATAGGTCCAATTCCTGCTGTAATAGCGATCGTGGAGAATGCTGTAGCTAACGGTGTTAAGACTCATTTAGAAACTGAAGTTAGGGGAATAAAGGTTGAGAACGGAGAGGTTAGGGGTGTAGAGACCAATAATGGCTTCGTAGAGGCTGATATAATAATCAATGCTGCCGGCCTTTATGCCGATGAAATCGCGAGGATGGCTGGCGTAGACTACTTTGAAATTCACCCCAGGAAGGGTGAATACTGGATATTTGACGAAGGAATTCCTGGGCCGAAAAGAGTTCTCTTTCCGACGCCGACCCCAATAAGCAAGGGGATCGTTGTCACGACAGAAATTTCTGGACATCTAATGATAGGGCCGAATGCCCAGGATTTGCCCCCCGAAGAGAAGGAGAATACCGCAACGACGAGAGAAGGCCTTGAAGAGGTCTGGAAGGGAGCGAAGAAGCTCTGGCCTCAGCTACCTCCTAGGAGCAAGGTAATAAGAACCTTCGCAGGTCTAAGACCAGAGCCTACGGGTGGAGATTTCATAATAAAGGCTGAAGGGGAAGTCTGGGGCTTCATAAACGTCGCTGGAATTCGCTCTCCTGGCCTAACGAGCGCCCCTGCAATAGCTTACGAAGTTGCTGAGATAATTCAGAGAGATCTTGGGATTGAGCTAGTTGAGAAGAAAAAGTGGAACCCCTACAGAAGGGAGATTACCCACTTCTTTGCCTTAAGCTATGAGAAAGTGAACGAGCTCGTGAAGAGGAATCCTGCTTACGGAAAGATCGTGTGTAGGTGTAACAAGGTCAGTGAGGGAGACATCCTTGAGGCCGTAGAGAGGATGAAGTTCATAGGGGTCAAAACTCCAAGCATAGATTCAGTAAAGTTTAGAACCAAAGCAACGACTGGAACCTGCCAGGGTTCGTTCTGTAGGCCTAGGATAATTCAGATACTTGCCAGAGAGTATGGGGTTTCCCCATGGGAAGTCACTCTGAAAGGTAAGGGGAGTGAGATAGGAATTGGGGATGTTAAGGTTCTCGTAAGGGGTGAGTGA
- a CDS encoding NAD(P)/FAD-dependent oxidoreductase, producing the protein MYDVVVIGGGPAGMAATIRAKELGLKVLLLDDNDYLGGILLQCIHPGFGIHYFKEELTGPEFAYRLMNKLDGVEVKTSARVLEIINYSDLEKFVVFTSPEGVQKVSTKTIIYTAGARERHAFEIGIVGDRVAGIYTAGEAQTLMDIYGIMPGKEIVIVGSGDVGLIMARRFSLEGAKVKAVIELMPYPGGLARNIMILKDFNIPLYLSHKVVEVRGRGRVEKIKVVKVDENLREISGTEFWIEADTLVISAGLIPNVKLLTEIGVVIDPSTGGPIVNDRLETSVPGIFVAGNALLINDLVDYVAEQGELAAEGAKEFIENGGIPSKRWIRLVKGENIRLLAPHYLSGERDVWIYARVARPMEDVVVEFVEIGKKIKLPVVKPAEMLRIKLRAKEISKAEDKITMKVVKHE; encoded by the coding sequence GTGTATGATGTAGTTGTTATCGGTGGAGGCCCCGCTGGAATGGCCGCTACAATAAGGGCGAAGGAACTCGGGTTGAAGGTTCTCCTACTCGATGACAATGATTACCTTGGTGGAATACTTCTGCAGTGTATTCATCCTGGCTTTGGAATTCACTACTTCAAAGAGGAACTTACAGGGCCTGAATTCGCTTACAGGTTAATGAATAAGCTGGATGGAGTTGAAGTAAAGACATCTGCGAGGGTTCTTGAGATAATAAACTACTCTGACTTAGAGAAGTTTGTCGTCTTTACATCCCCGGAAGGAGTTCAAAAAGTTTCAACGAAAACGATAATATACACTGCAGGAGCTAGAGAGAGGCACGCTTTTGAGATAGGAATCGTTGGGGACAGGGTTGCTGGGATTTACACGGCCGGAGAGGCTCAGACTTTAATGGACATCTACGGCATAATGCCGGGTAAGGAGATAGTGATAGTTGGGTCTGGCGATGTCGGATTGATAATGGCGAGGAGGTTTTCGCTAGAAGGGGCGAAGGTAAAGGCCGTTATAGAGCTGATGCCTTATCCTGGGGGTTTGGCCAGAAACATAATGATCCTAAAAGACTTCAACATACCTCTCTATTTAAGTCACAAGGTCGTTGAAGTCAGGGGAAGGGGTAGGGTTGAAAAGATCAAGGTTGTTAAGGTCGATGAAAACTTAAGGGAAATCTCAGGAACGGAATTTTGGATAGAGGCCGACACACTGGTAATTTCTGCCGGGTTAATACCGAACGTCAAGCTTCTAACTGAAATTGGTGTTGTAATTGATCCCTCGACTGGCGGGCCTATCGTCAATGACAGGCTGGAGACTTCAGTTCCTGGGATCTTCGTGGCTGGAAATGCTCTCCTCATAAACGATCTAGTGGATTACGTTGCGGAGCAAGGAGAGTTGGCCGCTGAAGGTGCTAAGGAGTTCATAGAAAACGGGGGAATCCCAAGTAAAAGGTGGATAAGGCTTGTGAAAGGAGAGAACATTAGGCTACTTGCCCCCCACTATCTAAGCGGTGAGAGGGATGTATGGATATACGCTAGGGTTGCAAGGCCGATGGAGGATGTAGTAGTTGAATTTGTTGAAATAGGCAAAAAGATCAAGCTTCCAGTAGTAAAACCTGCGGAGATGCTTAGAATTAAGCTAAGGGCTAAAGAAATATCGAAGGCTGAGGATAAGATAACTATGAAGGTGGTAAAGCATGAGTAA
- a CDS encoding 50S ribosomal protein L37ae, with protein MSGTKKVGSAGRFGPRYGLKIRRRVAAVEAKMRQKHVCPVCGRRAVKRISTGIWQCKKCGAIFAGGAYLPVTPAGKVAKRVTE; from the coding sequence ATGAGCGGCACCAAAAAGGTAGGTTCAGCTGGAAGGTTCGGGCCTAGGTATGGTCTCAAGATCAGGAGAAGGGTTGCGGCAGTAGAGGCAAAGATGAGGCAGAAACATGTCTGTCCAGTCTGTGGAAGAAGGGCAGTGAAGAGAATTAGCACTGGAATATGGCAGTGCAAGAAGTGTGGAGCTATCTTTGCCGGAGGAGCTTACCTTCCGGTTACCCCAGCTGGTAAGGTTGCGAAGAGAGTAACAGAGTGA
- a CDS encoding elongation factor EF-2: protein MGRREEMIAKIKELMLQPERIRNIGIAAHIDHGKTTLSDNLLAGAGMISEELAGKQLVLDFDEQEQARGITINAANVSMVHNYEGKDYLINLIDTPGHVDFGGDVTRAMRAIDGVIIVVDAVEGVMPQTETVVRQALREYVKPVLFINKVDRLIKELKLTPQQMMERFSKIIMDVNRLIQRYAPEEYKKKWMVKVEDGSVAFGSAYYNWALSVPFMQRTGVKFNEIIDLTLKGDNKTLRQKAPLHVVVLDMVVRHLPNPIEAQKYRIPHLWQGDINSEIGQAMLNCDPKGKMVMVVTKIIIDKHAGEVATGRVWSGTVKSGMEVYLINSKRKARIQQVGIYMGPERINMDAVPAGNIVAVTGLRDAMAGETVAQEPIEPFEALHYVSEPVVTVAIEAKNVKDLPRLIEALRQLAKEDPTLHVKIDEETGQHLLSGMGELHLEVKLHKLKRDWGIDIEVSEPIVVYRESITKPSPMVEGKSPNKHNRFYIVVEPMPDEIYNAIKEGIIPEGRIKNPKEVAKKLAELGMDYEIARGIVDVYNGNMFLDNTKGIQYLNEVMDLLIDGFHQAMDEGPLAREPVMKVIVRLLDAQVHEDNVHRGPAQIYPAIRTAIHCAMMKAGPVLYEPYQKVIINIPYEYMGAVSREISQRRGQLVDMRQEGEVMTIIAEAPVAEMFGFAGAIRSATSGRALWSTEHAGFKKVPNELAQQIIRQIRQRKGLNPEPPTEKDVCPMF, encoded by the coding sequence ATGGGTAGGAGAGAGGAAATGATCGCAAAGATTAAGGAGCTCATGCTCCAGCCTGAAAGGATTAGAAATATTGGTATAGCCGCTCACATTGACCATGGTAAAACCACACTGAGCGATAACCTCCTGGCTGGAGCTGGAATGATCAGTGAGGAGCTCGCAGGAAAGCAGCTCGTTCTCGACTTCGACGAGCAGGAGCAGGCTAGGGGTATTACCATTAACGCGGCAAACGTCTCAATGGTTCACAACTATGAGGGCAAGGATTATCTGATTAACCTCATTGATACCCCAGGACACGTTGACTTCGGTGGTGACGTTACGAGAGCAATGAGAGCAATCGACGGAGTTATCATTGTAGTTGATGCGGTTGAAGGGGTCATGCCTCAGACTGAAACCGTTGTAAGGCAAGCATTGAGGGAGTACGTCAAGCCAGTTCTATTCATTAACAAGGTTGACAGGTTGATCAAGGAGCTTAAGCTCACTCCACAGCAGATGATGGAGAGGTTTTCAAAGATAATCATGGACGTTAACAGGCTTATCCAGAGATACGCTCCTGAAGAATACAAGAAGAAGTGGATGGTTAAGGTTGAGGATGGTAGCGTTGCCTTTGGTTCAGCATACTATAACTGGGCTCTGAGCGTTCCATTCATGCAGAGGACTGGGGTTAAGTTCAACGAGATAATTGACCTCACGCTAAAGGGAGATAACAAGACCCTGAGGCAGAAGGCCCCGCTCCACGTTGTGGTTCTCGATATGGTCGTTAGGCACTTGCCAAACCCAATTGAGGCCCAGAAGTACAGAATTCCGCACCTCTGGCAGGGAGACATTAACAGCGAAATTGGTCAAGCGATGCTCAACTGTGATCCGAAGGGTAAGATGGTCATGGTTGTTACCAAGATTATCATTGACAAGCATGCTGGAGAGGTTGCAACGGGTAGAGTCTGGAGCGGAACCGTGAAGAGCGGTATGGAGGTTTACCTAATCAACAGCAAGAGGAAGGCTAGGATCCAGCAGGTCGGTATCTACATGGGTCCAGAGAGGATCAACATGGATGCAGTTCCTGCAGGGAACATCGTTGCGGTTACAGGTTTGAGGGATGCAATGGCCGGTGAGACTGTAGCTCAGGAGCCAATTGAACCATTCGAGGCACTTCACTACGTCAGCGAACCTGTAGTTACCGTTGCAATTGAGGCTAAGAACGTTAAGGATCTTCCAAGGCTCATTGAAGCTTTGAGGCAGTTGGCTAAGGAAGACCCAACGCTCCACGTTAAGATCGACGAGGAGACTGGCCAGCACCTCCTCAGCGGTATGGGTGAGCTCCACCTCGAGGTCAAGCTCCACAAGCTCAAGAGGGACTGGGGAATTGACATAGAGGTCTCAGAGCCAATTGTAGTTTACAGGGAGAGCATAACTAAGCCAAGTCCAATGGTTGAAGGTAAGTCACCAAACAAGCACAACAGGTTCTACATCGTGGTTGAACCAATGCCCGATGAGATCTACAATGCAATCAAGGAGGGAATCATCCCGGAGGGCAGGATCAAGAACCCGAAGGAAGTTGCCAAGAAGTTGGCTGAGCTCGGTATGGACTATGAGATCGCGAGGGGTATCGTTGACGTTTACAACGGTAACATGTTCCTCGACAACACCAAGGGTATCCAGTACCTTAACGAGGTTATGGATCTCCTAATAGATGGATTCCACCAGGCCATGGATGAGGGCCCACTCGCTAGGGAGCCAGTAATGAAGGTCATCGTTAGGCTGCTCGATGCCCAGGTTCACGAGGACAACGTCCACAGAGGTCCGGCCCAGATCTACCCGGCTATAAGGACAGCAATTCACTGTGCAATGATGAAGGCCGGTCCAGTCCTCTACGAGCCCTACCAGAAAGTCATCATAAACATTCCATATGAGTACATGGGTGCCGTTAGCAGGGAGATCAGCCAGAGGAGAGGTCAGCTCGTTGACATGAGGCAGGAAGGAGAGGTCATGACGATCATCGCAGAGGCCCCAGTAGCTGAGATGTTTGGATTTGCTGGCGCAATAAGGAGCGCAACGAGCGGTAGAGCATTATGGAGCACTGAGCATGCTGGATTCAAGAAGGTGCCTAACGAGCTTGCCCAGCAGATCATAAGACAGATCAGGCAGAGGAAGGGCCTCAATCCAGAGCCTCCAACAGAGAAGGATGTCTGTCCAATGTTCTGA
- a CDS encoding glycerophosphodiester phosphodiesterase family protein: MWEREKVIVLGHRGWIGKYPENTLLAFQKAIESGADGVEFDVWLTKDGEAIIMHDETIDRTSNMRGRQKDMTIEELKKADLGMGQRIPTLEEAVKALPKDALINVEIKDVDAVEKVYEVIRKNNPERFMVSSFEVEALKRYRELDSETTMGLLIDNEEIVPKIPQLKEELNLWSVNVPMEAIPIIGFKRTVEAIKWARSLGLKVVLWTENDELFYQNDNLAKMKGLFEVVIANDVENMINYLKKLGLR; encoded by the coding sequence TCCTAGGCCATAGGGGCTGGATTGGTAAGTACCCAGAGAACACCCTACTAGCCTTCCAGAAGGCAATAGAGAGTGGGGCGGATGGTGTAGAATTTGACGTGTGGCTAACCAAGGACGGTGAAGCAATAATCATGCATGATGAAACCATAGACAGGACGAGCAATATGAGGGGAAGACAGAAGGACATGACGATTGAAGAGCTGAAGAAGGCAGATTTGGGGATGGGGCAGAGAATTCCAACGCTGGAAGAGGCCGTTAAAGCCCTGCCAAAAGATGCCTTAATTAACGTGGAAATTAAGGATGTTGATGCCGTTGAGAAGGTTTATGAGGTAATACGAAAAAACAATCCTGAAAGGTTTATGGTGTCCTCATTTGAGGTAGAGGCCCTAAAGAGGTACAGAGAGCTGGATAGTGAAACTACAATGGGGTTACTCATAGACAATGAGGAGATAGTCCCAAAGATACCTCAGCTAAAAGAGGAGCTCAATCTATGGTCTGTAAACGTTCCTATGGAGGCGATTCCAATAATAGGCTTCAAGAGAACGGTAGAAGCAATAAAGTGGGCCCGCTCGTTAGGCCTTAAAGTTGTCTTGTGGACTGAAAACGATGAGCTATTCTACCAGAACGATAACCTTGCCAAGATGAAAGGCCTCTTTGAGGTCGTCATAGCTAACGATGTTGAGAATATGATTAATTACCTCAAGAAATTGGGATTAAGATAA
- a CDS encoding ribosomal biogenesis protein, translated as MMLITTSHRPTRRTRSFGHDLERVFPNSLYITRGKKTIQELLMEAYDRGYERLLILNVWKGNPLKMTFIKVDPEDWGYLGYLYLHGIKLQREMGFKGLNPIREDMPLIVTTAKRVGLDHLAFAQVFAELTTGKFVPRGDKSLISIADRYNTDVLAVIERHPRGMSINFYRLDVTKDRPVGPLINVKIWIMEDGRRWDYKEALGIKVPRRRESEGKEGKRKDRD; from the coding sequence ATGATGCTTATCACCACATCACACAGACCTACGAGGAGAACCAGGAGCTTTGGTCATGACCTGGAGAGAGTTTTCCCTAATTCTCTATACATAACTAGAGGGAAAAAGACAATCCAGGAGCTTTTAATGGAGGCTTACGATAGGGGTTATGAGAGGTTGCTAATTCTCAACGTTTGGAAGGGCAATCCATTGAAGATGACGTTCATTAAGGTTGATCCTGAAGACTGGGGTTATCTTGGCTATCTATACCTCCATGGCATAAAGCTTCAGAGGGAGATGGGGTTTAAGGGTTTGAATCCGATAAGGGAGGACATGCCACTCATCGTTACAACGGCTAAGAGAGTTGGTTTAGATCATTTGGCCTTTGCCCAAGTTTTTGCTGAGCTCACAACTGGAAAGTTCGTCCCTAGAGGAGATAAAAGTTTAATCTCGATAGCCGACCGCTACAACACGGATGTTCTCGCCGTTATAGAGAGGCATCCAAGGGGAATGTCGATAAACTTCTACAGGCTTGACGTTACGAAGGACAGGCCGGTCGGCCCATTAATCAACGTTAAGATATGGATAATGGAGGACGGGAGAAGATGGGATTATAAGGAGGCTCTTGGGATTAAAGTTCCTAGGAGGAGGGAAAGTGAAGGCAAAGAGGGTAAGAGGAAGGATCGTGATTGA
- the pcc1 gene encoding KEOPS complex subunit Pcc1, with protein MKAKRVRGRIVIEFSSEEVAKVVYEAVLYEHLSVPYRRSEIKFELEGKKIVIDIKATDSSAMRGTVNSYLRWIKVAMDAIDI; from the coding sequence GTGAAGGCAAAGAGGGTAAGAGGAAGGATCGTGATTGAGTTTTCTTCTGAAGAGGTTGCAAAGGTTGTTTATGAAGCCGTTCTTTACGAGCATTTGAGCGTCCCCTACAGGAGAAGCGAGATAAAGTTTGAGCTTGAGGGAAAAAAGATCGTTATTGACATAAAAGCAACTGACTCTTCTGCCATGCGCGGAACCGTAAACTCTTACTTGCGGTGGATTAAAGTTGCGATGGATGCCATAGACATTTGA
- the glpK gene encoding glycerol kinase GlpK, giving the protein MKAVLALDEGTTSARAILFDRESNILGLGQFEFSQYYPKPGWVEHNPEEIWEAQVRAIKVAIEKAKLSPQDIVAIGITNQRETTIIWDKNGKPVYNAIVWQCRRTAEMIEEIKREYGDLIKEKTGLVPDAYFSASKIRWLLDNVPGLREKAERGEVYFGTVDTFLIYKLTGEHVTDYSNASRTMLFNIKKLEWDEELLEIFKIPQDILPKVKDSSEVYGYTKLLGREIPVSGDAGDQQAALFGQAAFEEGMVKATYGTGNFILVNTGKKLLYSKNLLTTIAWGLKGEVTYALEGSIFITGAAVQWLRDGIKIIEHASETEELAKKLDSNEGVYFVPAFVGLGAPYWDQFARGLIIGITRGTGREHLARATLEAIAYLTRDVIEEMEKLVEVRELRVDGGATANNFLMQFQADILGRRVVRPVVKETTALGAAYLAGLAVDFWNDLKEIAELWKVERVFEPKLDEKTREKLYRGWKEAVKRALGWAKIVDEVL; this is encoded by the coding sequence ATGAAGGCGGTTCTCGCCTTAGACGAGGGAACAACATCAGCTAGGGCTATTCTGTTCGATAGGGAGAGTAATATTCTGGGCTTAGGTCAGTTTGAGTTTTCCCAATATTACCCAAAGCCTGGTTGGGTCGAACATAATCCAGAAGAGATATGGGAAGCTCAGGTTAGGGCCATTAAGGTTGCGATAGAAAAGGCCAAGCTTTCCCCTCAGGATATCGTTGCAATAGGAATCACAAATCAAAGGGAAACCACAATAATCTGGGATAAGAATGGAAAACCCGTTTATAACGCCATAGTTTGGCAGTGCAGAAGAACAGCTGAAATGATTGAAGAAATAAAGAGGGAGTACGGAGATCTGATAAAAGAAAAGACAGGTTTAGTTCCCGATGCATACTTTTCCGCGAGTAAAATAAGGTGGTTGCTTGATAACGTTCCTGGTCTTAGAGAGAAGGCTGAAAGGGGAGAGGTGTACTTTGGAACCGTCGATACGTTCCTCATATACAAGCTGACTGGTGAGCATGTAACGGATTACTCCAACGCTTCAAGAACCATGCTCTTCAATATTAAGAAGCTGGAGTGGGACGAGGAGTTGCTTGAGATATTTAAAATTCCCCAGGATATTCTGCCCAAAGTTAAAGATTCTAGTGAAGTTTATGGCTACACCAAGCTCCTGGGGCGTGAAATTCCGGTTAGCGGGGATGCTGGGGATCAGCAGGCTGCTTTATTTGGGCAGGCTGCATTCGAAGAAGGAATGGTGAAAGCAACTTACGGAACTGGGAATTTCATACTCGTAAACACTGGGAAAAAGTTACTCTACTCTAAAAACCTTCTAACGACTATAGCCTGGGGCCTTAAGGGGGAGGTAACCTACGCCTTGGAGGGAAGCATATTCATAACAGGGGCAGCCGTTCAGTGGCTGAGAGATGGAATAAAAATAATTGAGCATGCCTCGGAGACTGAGGAGTTAGCTAAAAAGCTTGATAGCAATGAGGGAGTTTACTTCGTTCCAGCCTTTGTAGGGCTTGGTGCCCCCTACTGGGATCAGTTTGCTAGAGGCCTGATAATTGGGATAACGAGAGGGACTGGAAGGGAACACCTTGCGAGGGCAACACTTGAAGCTATAGCCTACTTAACGAGGGACGTCATAGAGGAAATGGAAAAGCTTGTTGAAGTTAGGGAGTTAAGAGTAGATGGAGGAGCTACGGCTAACAACTTCTTGATGCAGTTCCAGGCAGATATTCTAGGGAGGAGGGTTGTGAGGCCGGTAGTTAAGGAAACTACCGCCTTAGGTGCAGCGTACCTTGCCGGTTTGGCTGTGGACTTCTGGAACGATTTGAAGGAGATAGCTGAACTTTGGAAAGTTGAGAGGGTTTTTGAGCCCAAACTAGACGAAAAAACTAGGGAAAAGCTCTATAGAGGATGGAAAGAGGCCGTAAAGAGGGCTTTAGGATGGGCAAAGATAGTTGATGAGGTGTTGTGA